A stretch of Alphaproteobacteria bacterium DNA encodes these proteins:
- the rpsL gene encoding 30S ribosomal protein S12 — MPTINQLIRKPRAPKGARNKVPALEACPQKRGVCTRVFTTTPKKPNSALRKVARIRLTNGYEVTGYIPGEGHNLQEHSVVLIRGGRVKDLPGVRYHIIRGALDTQGVKDRRQSRSKYGAKRPK; from the coding sequence ATGCCTACAATAAATCAATTGATTCGTAAACCTCGGGCCCCTAAAGGAGCCCGAAACAAAGTGCCGGCCCTTGAGGCGTGCCCTCAAAAGCGTGGTGTGTGTACCCGTGTGTTTACAACAACACCGAAAAAACCTAACTCAGCTTTACGTAAAGTTGCACGTATTCGTTTAACAAATGGATATGAAGTTACAGGGTATATACCTGGTGAAGGGCATAACTTACAAGAGCACTCTGTCGTGTTGATACGCGGAGGTCGTGTAAAGGACTTGCCAGGTGTGAGATATCACATCATTCGTGGTGCATTAGATACACAAGGTGTTAAAGATCGTCGTCAATCTCGATCAAAGTATGGCGCTAAGCGTCCTAAATAA
- the rpsG gene encoding 30S ribosomal protein S7, whose product MSRRRAAEKKEILPDPKFGDFVLAKFINSIMSKGKKSTAERIVYGALEKMQGRGGKNAIDLFHDALENVRPAVEVRSRRVGGATYQVPTEVRPERAQALAIRWLIGGARKRSEKTMVDRLSAELSDAANNRGTSVKKREDTHKMAEANRAFSHYRW is encoded by the coding sequence ATGTCTCGTCGTCGCGCGGCTGAAAAAAAAGAAATCTTGCCAGATCCAAAGTTTGGAGACTTTGTGTTGGCTAAATTCATCAATAGTATCATGTCTAAGGGTAAAAAATCCACTGCAGAGCGGATTGTTTACGGTGCTTTAGAAAAAATGCAAGGACGTGGTGGAAAAAACGCCATTGATTTATTCCATGATGCGCTAGAAAATGTAAGACCCGCTGTTGAAGTTCGGTCACGTAGAGTCGGTGGTGCTACCTATCAAGTTCCAACGGAAGTGCGACCAGAGCGAGCACAAGCATTAGCGATTCGTTGGCTTATTGGCGGCGCTCGTAAAAGATCAGAAAAAACGATGGTTGATCGTTTGTCTGCTGAACTTTCAGATGCAGCAAATAATCGTGGTACATCTGTTAAAAAGCGCGAAGATACTCACAAAATGGCAGAAGCCAATCGTGCGTTTTCGCACTATCGTTGGTAA
- the fusA gene encoding elongation factor G produces the protein MSRTTPLNKYRNIGIMAHIDAGKTTTTERILYYTGRSYKIGEVHEGTAVMDWMEQEQERGITITSAATTCFWNDNRINIIDTPGHVDFTIEVERSLRVLDGAVAVFDGVAGVEPQSETVWRQADKYHVPRICFVNKMDRTGANFYRCVDMIVDRLGARPLVIQLPIGVESDFVGIVDLVAMKAIIWQDETLGAKFDIVEIPENMKEAAEKYHAQLVEMAVELDDVALEKYLNGEEPTIDVLKNCIRKGVLHGKFVPVMCGSAFKNKGVQPLLDCVVDYLPSPEDITSVKGILPDSDEEVIRNADDKAPFSGLAFKIMTDPFVGTLTFVRVYSGTLATGSYVLNSTKDEKERTGRMLLMHANSREDIKEAQAGDIVALCGLKSTTTGDTLCDPSHPVILERMEFPDPVIEIAVEPKTKADQEKMGIALARLASEDPSFRVTSDVESGQTIIKGMGELHLEIIVDRMKREFKVEANIGAPQVAYRETITKIGDIDYTHKKQSGGSGQFARIKLKFQPLEPGEGFVFENEIVGGAVPKEYIPGVIKGLQSSLDTGVLAGFPVIDFKAILYDGSYHDVDSSALAFEIAARAAFREGIPKCAPKLLEPIMKVEVVTPEDYMGDVIGDLNSRRGQVTGMDQRANARVIMAKVPLANMFGYVNTLRSMSQGRAQFTMLFDHYEQVPQHVADEIRAKSS, from the coding sequence ATGTCAAGAACCACCCCTCTTAATAAGTATCGCAATATTGGTATTATGGCCCATATTGATGCTGGAAAAACAACGACTACAGAGCGTATTCTCTATTATACAGGTCGATCCTATAAAATTGGTGAAGTCCATGAAGGTACCGCCGTTATGGACTGGATGGAGCAAGAACAAGAGCGCGGCATTACAATTACTTCTGCGGCAACAACTTGTTTTTGGAATGATAATAGAATCAATATTATAGACACGCCAGGTCACGTCGATTTTACGATTGAAGTCGAGCGGTCGTTGCGAGTTCTTGATGGTGCAGTGGCTGTGTTTGACGGTGTGGCAGGAGTGGAGCCACAATCTGAGACGGTTTGGCGTCAAGCAGATAAATACCATGTGCCTCGAATCTGTTTTGTAAATAAAATGGATCGTACAGGTGCCAATTTTTATCGCTGTGTAGATATGATCGTGGATCGTTTGGGCGCGCGTCCTTTAGTGATTCAGTTGCCAATTGGTGTTGAAAGTGATTTTGTTGGTATTGTTGATTTGGTTGCTATGAAGGCAATCATTTGGCAAGACGAAACGTTAGGCGCTAAATTCGACATAGTCGAAATTCCAGAAAATATGAAAGAAGCGGCAGAAAAATACCATGCCCAATTAGTGGAAATGGCTGTAGAGCTAGATGATGTTGCGTTAGAGAAATACCTAAATGGTGAAGAACCAACCATAGATGTTTTGAAAAATTGCATTCGCAAAGGCGTATTGCATGGAAAGTTTGTGCCTGTTATGTGTGGCAGTGCATTTAAAAATAAGGGTGTGCAACCGCTTTTGGATTGTGTTGTGGACTACCTTCCTTCGCCAGAAGATATTACTTCTGTCAAAGGCATATTACCAGATTCTGATGAGGAAGTTATCCGAAATGCAGATGATAAGGCGCCATTTTCGGGTCTAGCCTTTAAAATTATGACAGACCCATTTGTCGGGACATTAACTTTCGTTCGGGTTTATTCTGGAACCCTCGCAACGGGCAGTTACGTTCTCAATTCTACAAAAGATGAAAAAGAACGAACGGGGCGTATGTTATTAATGCATGCGAACAGCCGAGAAGATATTAAAGAAGCGCAAGCCGGCGATATCGTTGCGCTATGCGGATTAAAAAGTACGACAACGGGGGATACTCTGTGTGATCCATCTCATCCCGTTATATTGGAAAGAATGGAATTTCCAGATCCTGTTATTGAAATTGCCGTTGAACCAAAAACCAAAGCTGACCAAGAAAAAATGGGTATTGCTTTGGCGCGACTTGCTAGTGAAGATCCTTCCTTCCGCGTAACATCTGATGTTGAATCAGGTCAAACTATTATAAAAGGAATGGGAGAGCTGCACTTAGAAATTATTGTGGATCGTATGAAGCGAGAGTTTAAAGTTGAAGCCAACATTGGTGCGCCTCAAGTTGCTTATCGTGAAACAATTACAAAAATTGGCGATATTGACTATACACACAAAAAGCAATCAGGTGGATCTGGTCAATTTGCTCGCATTAAATTGAAATTTCAACCTCTTGAGCCTGGTGAAGGGTTTGTGTTTGAGAATGAAATTGTGGGTGGAGCGGTTCCAAAAGAATATATTCCTGGTGTTATTAAGGGTCTTCAATCTTCACTTGATACGGGTGTTTTGGCTGGTTTCCCGGTCATAGATTTTAAAGCTATTTTGTATGATGGTAGCTACCATGATGTTGACTCCAGTGCTCTAGCCTTTGAAATTGCTGCCAGAGCGGCGTTCCGGGAAGGTATCCCAAAATGTGCCCCAAAGCTACTTGAGCCGATAATGAAAGTTGAAGTTGTAACTCCTGAAGATTATATGGGAGATGTTATTGGTGATTTAAACAGTCGTCGTGGACAAGTAACGGGCATGGATCAAAGAGCAAACGCACGCGTTATTATGGCTAAAGTGCCTTTAGCAAATATGTTTGGATATGTTAATACATTGCGCTCTATGTCGCAAGGTCGTGCACAATTTACAATGCTGTTTGATCATTACGAACAAGTTCCACAGCATGTCGCAGATGAAATACGTGCGAAATCAAGTTAG
- the tuf gene encoding elongation factor Tu, with protein sequence MTKAKFERNKPHCNIGTIGHVDHGKTSLTAAITKILAEKGQASYTAYDQIDKAPEERARGITISTAHVEYETDNRHYAHVDCPGHADYVKNMITGAAQMDGAILVVSAADGPMPQTREHILLARQVGVPALVVFMNKTDMVDDSELLDLVEMEIRDLLTSYGYPGDDIPIIRGSALCALESRDPEKGADAIKKLMDAVDASIPQPERPKDRPFLMPIEDVFSISGRGTVVTGRVERGVVKVGEEVEIVGLHATTKTVVTGVEMFRKLLDQGEAGDNIGALLRGTKREEVERGQVLAAPGSINPHTDFEAEAYILTKEEGGRHTPFMTNYRPQFYFRTTDVTGMVYLKEGVEMVMPGDNIAMKVELIAPIAMDEGLRFAIREGGRTVGAGVVSKILK encoded by the coding sequence ATGACGAAAGCGAAATTTGAGCGGAATAAGCCGCATTGTAACATAGGAACGATTGGTCACGTTGATCATGGGAAGACATCATTGACAGCCGCGATAACGAAGATATTGGCAGAGAAGGGTCAAGCGAGTTATACAGCGTATGACCAGATTGACAAAGCGCCTGAAGAAAGAGCTCGTGGGATAACGATATCGACGGCGCACGTTGAATATGAGACTGATAATCGTCACTATGCGCACGTTGACTGTCCAGGTCACGCTGACTACGTAAAGAATATGATCACTGGAGCGGCGCAAATGGATGGCGCGATATTGGTTGTATCAGCAGCTGATGGTCCGATGCCCCAAACCCGTGAACATATTTTGTTGGCGCGCCAGGTTGGCGTTCCTGCGTTGGTAGTTTTTATGAATAAGACGGATATGGTAGATGACAGCGAGTTGTTAGACTTGGTTGAGATGGAAATTCGAGATTTGCTAACGTCGTATGGTTATCCTGGGGATGATATTCCGATTATCCGCGGGTCAGCGTTATGTGCTCTTGAAAGCCGAGATCCTGAAAAAGGAGCGGATGCGATTAAGAAGTTGATGGATGCTGTGGATGCATCTATACCGCAACCTGAGCGCCCGAAGGATCGTCCGTTTTTGATGCCGATAGAAGATGTGTTTTCGATATCGGGCCGAGGAACGGTTGTGACGGGTCGCGTTGAGCGTGGCGTTGTGAAGGTTGGTGAAGAAGTTGAGATTGTGGGACTTCATGCGACGACGAAGACGGTTGTTACGGGAGTTGAAATGTTCCGCAAGCTTCTGGATCAAGGAGAAGCTGGTGATAACATTGGAGCCCTATTGCGCGGAACGAAGCGAGAAGAAGTTGAGCGTGGTCAAGTATTGGCAGCGCCTGGTTCTATCAACCCGCATACAGACTTTGAAGCGGAAGCTTACATATTGACGAAAGAAGAAGGGGGCCGCCATACACCGTTTATGACGAACTACCGTCCTCAATTTTACTTCCGTACGACGGATGTGACGGGAATGGTGTATTTGAAAGAGGGAGTTGAGATGGTGATGCCTGGCGATAACATCGCGATGAAGGTAGAATTGATCGCTCCGATTGCGATGGATGAAGGATTACGGTTTGCGATTCGTGAGGGTGGCCGAACTGTTGGGGCTGGTGTGGTCTCAAAAATCTTAAAGTAA
- the rpsJ gene encoding 30S ribosomal protein S10 — MEKQNIRIRLKAYDHRLLDQSVKEIVNTAKRTGAQVRGPIPLPTNIGKFTVLRSPFIDKKSREQFEIRTHKRLIDIIDWLPQTVDALMKLDLAAGVDVEIKL; from the coding sequence ATGGAAAAGCAAAACATACGAATCAGATTAAAAGCATACGATCATCGTTTGCTAGACCAATCTGTTAAGGAAATTGTTAATACAGCTAAGAGAACGGGAGCTCAAGTGAGAGGTCCCATACCTTTGCCAACTAATATTGGAAAATTTACGGTTTTACGTTCACCGTTTATTGACAAAAAATCTCGAGAACAATTCGAGATTCGCACGCACAAAAGACTTATTGATATTATTGACTGGTTGCCTCAAACAGTTGACGCTTTAATGAAGCTAGACTTAGCTGCTGGCGTTGATGTTGAGATCAAACTGTAG
- a CDS encoding 50S ribosomal protein L3 yields the protein MRTGLIAEKIGMTQIFTADGTQVPVTVLKVDNCSVVAVRTVEKHGYQAVQLGAKVAKPQSLTKPMRGYFAKAEVDPKAQLCEYRVDDQNMLTVGQIVNVDMFAPGQYIDVTGTSVGKGFAGVMKRHNFGGLRASHGVSVSHRSHGSTGNRQDPGKVFKNKKMAGHMGARRVTKLNLKVHDVDAERGLIYVKGSVPGARGSCVYVRDAIKKSPTTAAI from the coding sequence ATGAGAACCGGATTAATAGCAGAAAAAATAGGCATGACACAGATTTTTACCGCTGATGGAACGCAAGTTCCTGTCACGGTTTTAAAAGTCGATAATTGCTCAGTTGTGGCTGTAAGAACAGTCGAAAAGCACGGATACCAAGCTGTTCAGTTAGGCGCTAAGGTTGCAAAACCCCAGTCGCTAACAAAACCAATGCGAGGTTATTTTGCAAAGGCTGAAGTTGACCCTAAAGCTCAGCTATGTGAATACCGAGTTGATGACCAAAACATGTTAACAGTTGGCCAAATTGTAAACGTTGATATGTTTGCTCCGGGTCAATATATTGATGTGACAGGGACGAGCGTTGGTAAGGGATTTGCTGGTGTTATGAAGCGCCATAACTTTGGTGGACTACGAGCATCACACGGTGTATCCGTTTCACACAGAAGTCATGGATCCACTGGAAATCGTCAAGACCCTGGAAAAGTTTTTAAAAATAAAAAAATGGCTGGCCACATGGGGGCAAGACGTGTTACTAAGTTGAATTTAAAAGTACATGATGTTGATGCAGAACGTGGGCTTATTTATGTAAAGGGAAGTGTCCCTGGAGCCCGCGGCAGTTGTGTTTATGTTAGGGATGCAATCAAGAAATCCCCTACAACAGCCGCTATATAA
- the rplD gene encoding 50S ribosomal protein L4, with amino-acid sequence MKHEVVNIQNKKVGDIELPASIFQQPVRVDILSRVVEWQLAKRRSGNHKTKEIGDISGTTKKMYRQKGTGGARHGSKRGPQFRGGAVIFGPVVRSHAYSLPKKVRALGLKSVLSSKLESGNIIVVDSFEINQPKTKELKAILAKFGTENILLIDVDATGLTNTALAAGNVMGFDVLPQIGANVYDIMRKEKLILTVEAVKALEARLK; translated from the coding sequence ATGAAACACGAAGTTGTAAATATTCAAAATAAGAAGGTAGGGGACATTGAATTACCTGCTTCTATCTTCCAACAACCAGTTCGGGTTGATATTTTATCACGGGTAGTTGAATGGCAGCTGGCAAAACGTCGCTCTGGCAACCATAAAACAAAAGAAATCGGTGATATTAGTGGTACAACTAAAAAAATGTATCGTCAAAAAGGTACAGGCGGCGCACGTCACGGAAGTAAAAGAGGCCCACAATTCAGAGGTGGAGCTGTTATATTTGGTCCCGTAGTGCGCTCACATGCATATAGTCTGCCCAAAAAGGTTCGTGCCTTGGGATTAAAATCGGTCCTTTCTTCAAAGTTGGAGTCGGGAAATATAATTGTTGTCGATAGTTTTGAGATCAATCAACCCAAAACAAAAGAATTAAAAGCTATATTGGCTAAATTTGGTACTGAAAACATTCTTCTTATTGATGTCGATGCAACAGGTCTAACGAATACAGCATTAGCTGCGGGAAATGTTATGGGTTTTGACGTGCTGCCACAAATTGGAGCAAACGTATATGACATCATGCGTAAAGAAAAATTAATTTTAACAGTGGAAGCTGTTAAAGCTTTAGAGGCACGATTGAAATGA
- a CDS encoding 50S ribosomal protein L23 codes for MTQTETKTKKAKKGTASASNAGDKKNFGLLDVIKYPIVTEKSTNASEHNQVTFAVSITATKPQIKLAIESAFGVSVKAVNTLVRKGKVKVFKGRRGVQVDVKKAIITLNDGQQLDLGAGI; via the coding sequence ATGACACAAACAGAAACTAAGACTAAAAAAGCCAAGAAAGGAACTGCATCGGCAAGCAATGCTGGTGACAAAAAAAACTTCGGGTTGCTTGATGTCATTAAATATCCAATCGTAACTGAAAAAAGCACCAATGCAAGTGAACACAATCAAGTCACCTTTGCTGTATCGATTACAGCAACAAAACCTCAAATAAAGTTGGCTATTGAGTCGGCTTTTGGTGTATCTGTAAAGGCTGTTAATACACTTGTCCGTAAAGGAAAAGTTAAAGTCTTTAAGGGTAGGCGCGGGGTTCAGGTAGACGTTAAAAAAGCCATCATTACTTTAAATGACGGTCAACAGTTAGATCTTGGGGCAGGAATTTAG
- the rplB gene encoding 50S ribosomal protein L2 produces the protein MGLKNYKATTPSQRQLVNIDRSELWPGKPFKGLTEGKSKTGGRNCHGRITSWNRGGGHKQRYRLVDFRRTKTNVMATVERLEYDPNRSAFIALIRYEDGEYAYILAPQRLKAGDQVIAGDKVDIKPGNALPLKNIPVGTIVHNIESKVGKGGQFARSAGAYAQIAGRDSGNTILKLSSGELRLVKGECTATVGAVSNPDHQNRSIGKAGRNRWLGKKPCVRGVAMNPIDHPHGGGEGRTSGGRHPVTPWGIPTKGKKTRKNKRTSKLIIRRAK, from the coding sequence ATGGGCTTAAAAAATTATAAAGCAACAACTCCTTCTCAGCGCCAACTCGTCAATATTGATCGCAGCGAGTTATGGCCAGGTAAGCCTTTCAAAGGCTTGACTGAGGGAAAATCCAAAACGGGTGGACGTAACTGTCATGGCCGTATTACATCATGGAACAGAGGTGGTGGTCATAAACAACGATATCGTTTGGTTGACTTCCGCCGAACCAAAACAAATGTTATGGCAACCGTGGAACGTTTAGAATATGATCCCAATCGATCGGCTTTTATAGCATTGATAAGATATGAAGATGGTGAATATGCTTATATTCTTGCCCCACAGCGCTTAAAAGCTGGCGATCAAGTCATTGCTGGTGATAAAGTCGATATTAAGCCGGGAAACGCATTGCCATTGAAAAACATTCCCGTAGGGACTATTGTTCATAATATAGAGTCTAAAGTTGGTAAAGGTGGCCAATTTGCTAGATCCGCTGGTGCGTATGCTCAAATTGCTGGACGTGATTCAGGAAATACAATCCTTAAGTTATCATCTGGAGAGCTTAGATTGGTTAAAGGTGAGTGCACAGCGACTGTTGGTGCGGTATCAAATCCGGACCATCAAAATAGAAGTATTGGTAAGGCGGGTCGAAATCGCTGGTTAGGAAAGAAGCCTTGTGTTCGTGGTGTTGCTATGAACCCAATTGATCACCCGCATGGTGGTGGTGAAGGACGTACATCTGGTGGACGACATCCCGTTACACCTTGGGGTATTCCAACAAAAGGCAAGAAGACTCGTAAGAATAAGAGAACATCGAAATTAATTATTAGACGCGCTAAGTAA
- the rpsS gene encoding 30S ribosomal protein S19 — protein sequence MPRSVWKGPFFDRYLLKKAEVAQGSGRNDVIKTWSRRSTVLPQFVGLTFGVHNGKKFVPVYVSENMVGHKFGEFAPTRTYYGHGADKKAKRG from the coding sequence GTGCCAAGATCAGTTTGGAAAGGCCCTTTTTTTGATCGATATCTTCTCAAGAAAGCAGAAGTAGCTCAAGGATCAGGCCGAAATGACGTAATAAAAACATGGTCCAGAAGATCAACTGTTTTGCCCCAGTTTGTGGGCCTAACTTTTGGTGTGCATAATGGCAAAAAATTTGTGCCAGTTTATGTAAGCGAAAATATGGTTGGTCATAAGTTTGGTGAATTTGCGCCGACACGTACTTATTATGGACATGGCGCAGATAAGAAAGCGAAAAGAGGCTAA
- a CDS encoding 50S ribosomal protein L22 → MASQTTATAILRNVRVSPRKLNLIAQLIRGKDISRASDLLSNCQKRVSHDAYKTLMSAVANAENNHGLDIDRLIVDEAFVGQSFVLKRFHARAKGRGAGIKKPFSHLTIIVREKEV, encoded by the coding sequence ATGGCATCTCAAACCACAGCGACGGCAATATTAAGAAATGTAAGAGTGAGTCCTCGCAAGCTTAACCTTATTGCACAATTAATTAGAGGTAAGGATATTTCCCGAGCTTCTGATCTTTTGTCAAATTGCCAAAAGCGAGTATCACATGATGCTTATAAAACATTAATGTCTGCTGTTGCTAATGCAGAAAACAATCATGGTTTAGATATAGACCGATTGATAGTAGATGAAGCCTTTGTCGGACAATCTTTTGTATTAAAAAGATTTCATGCAAGAGCAAAAGGACGCGGCGCTGGAATTAAGAAGCCATTTAGCCATTTGACGATTATTGTACGCGAAAAAGAGGTATAA
- the rpsC gene encoding 30S ribosomal protein S3 yields MGQKVNPISLRLGINKTWDSRWYAEKDYATLLHQDFKIRKYLMENLQQAGISRVIIERPAKKARLSIYTARPGVLIGKKGADIEKLKQKLSEISKTDVTINIVEVRKPELDAKLIADGIAQQIERRVSFRRAMKRAMQSAMRLGALGVRINCSGRLGGAEIARMEWYREGRVPLHTFRSDIDYGLGVAKTTYGTCGIKVWVYKGEILEHDPMAHEKRLNEGTTAR; encoded by the coding sequence ATGGGGCAAAAAGTTAACCCTATAAGTTTAAGATTAGGTATTAATAAAACTTGGGATTCACGCTGGTACGCTGAAAAAGATTACGCGACTCTGCTTCACCAAGATTTTAAGATTCGTAAATACCTTATGGAAAATTTGCAACAAGCGGGTATTTCTCGTGTCATTATTGAGCGCCCTGCTAAAAAAGCTCGCTTAAGTATCTATACAGCTCGCCCAGGCGTGCTTATTGGTAAAAAGGGTGCTGATATTGAGAAGCTCAAGCAAAAGCTATCAGAGATATCTAAGACTGATGTAACGATTAATATCGTAGAAGTTCGTAAACCAGAGCTTGACGCAAAACTTATAGCTGATGGAATAGCCCAACAAATTGAACGTCGTGTTTCATTTCGTCGTGCTATGAAGCGCGCGATGCAGTCTGCGATGAGACTTGGTGCGCTTGGCGTAAGAATTAACTGTTCGGGCCGTTTAGGCGGTGCTGAAATTGCTCGTATGGAATGGTATCGTGAAGGACGGGTTCCTCTGCATACATTTCGCTCAGACATAGATTATGGTTTGGGCGTTGCGAAAACAACATACGGAACATGTGGAATTAAGGTTTGGGTTTATAAAGGTGAAATATTGGAGCATGATCCAATGGCTCATGAAAAGAGACTCAATGAAGGTACAACAGCTCGATAA
- the rplP gene encoding 50S ribosomal protein L16 → MLAPKKSKYRKAFKGKIHGMAKAGTEVSYGTYGLKALQPERITARQIEAARRAITRHIRRIGKVWIRIFPDVPVSSKPAEVRMGSGKGNPEYQICRVKPGKILFELDGVSAEIAEEAFKLADAKLPIKTKFVKRIG, encoded by the coding sequence ATGTTAGCGCCCAAAAAAAGTAAATACCGCAAGGCGTTTAAGGGAAAAATTCATGGAATGGCCAAGGCTGGTACTGAAGTTAGCTATGGTACCTATGGATTAAAAGCCTTGCAACCAGAACGTATTACTGCTAGACAAATTGAAGCAGCTAGAAGAGCTATAACGCGTCACATAAGACGTATTGGAAAAGTTTGGATTCGAATATTTCCAGATGTTCCGGTTTCTTCAAAGCCAGCAGAAGTCAGAATGGGAAGTGGTAAGGGTAACCCGGAATATCAGATATGCCGAGTGAAGCCAGGTAAAATATTATTTGAATTAGATGGTGTGTCGGCAGAAATCGCCGAAGAAGCCTTTAAGTTGGCTGATGCAAAATTGCCCATCAAAACTAAATTTGTAAAACGTATTGGTTAA
- a CDS encoding 50S ribosomal protein L29, which produces MKYQEVSNKSTSELYDSLYSLKKELLNIRIQRATGTVANTSQIRKNRRDVARIKTRLVQVNKK; this is translated from the coding sequence GTGAAGTATCAAGAAGTATCAAATAAATCAACGAGTGAGCTTTATGATAGCTTGTATAGCCTCAAGAAGGAACTATTGAATATTCGTATTCAAAGAGCCACGGGGACAGTTGCAAATACCTCACAAATTCGTAAAAATCGTCGTGATGTTGCCCGTATTAAGACACGGCTTGTCCAAGTGAATAAGAAGTAG
- the rpsQ gene encoding 30S ribosomal protein S17, giving the protein MPCRVLQGVVVSDASHKTIVVRVVKNVKHPVYKKYITRSCKYAAHDPENLHKTGDVVKIIECRPISKTKKWHVMSENQQEHPLKSETAIKKAGGSNAGGATKVSGSVKKTSDLKSESVTNSKSAKVTKP; this is encoded by the coding sequence ATGCCATGTCGTGTACTACAAGGTGTAGTTGTTAGTGATGCAAGTCACAAAACTATTGTTGTTCGGGTTGTTAAAAATGTTAAGCATCCAGTGTATAAAAAATATATTACACGTTCATGCAAGTACGCAGCCCATGATCCTGAAAATCTTCATAAGACAGGTGATGTTGTAAAAATAATTGAATGTCGTCCTATATCGAAGACTAAAAAATGGCATGTAATGTCTGAAAATCAACAAGAGCATCCTTTAAAGTCTGAAACTGCTATTAAAAAGGCTGGTGGTTCAAATGCAGGGGGAGCGACTAAAGTATCTGGATCTGTAAAAAAGACGTCTGATCTTAAGTCTGAATCAGTAACAAATTCTAAAAGCGCAAAGGTGACAAAGCCATGA
- the rplN gene encoding 50S ribosomal protein L14: protein MIQVETRLEVADNSGAREVQCIKVLGGSKRRYASVGDIIVVSIKGALPKGKVKKGDVHRAVVVRTKQAIRRQDGSEIQFDRNAAVLISKQNEPIGTRIFGPVTRELRSVGFMKIISLAPEVL, encoded by the coding sequence ATGATTCAAGTCGAAACAAGGTTAGAAGTTGCCGATAATTCCGGTGCTCGCGAAGTACAATGCATTAAAGTATTGGGTGGCTCTAAAAGACGCTATGCTTCCGTTGGTGATATTATTGTGGTTTCAATTAAAGGTGCGCTTCCTAAGGGGAAAGTTAAGAAGGGCGATGTTCACAGAGCGGTTGTTGTTCGCACAAAACAGGCAATTCGTCGTCAAGACGGAAGTGAAATACAATTTGACCGTAATGCTGCAGTTTTAATTAGCAAACAAAATGAGCCTATTGGCACGCGTATTTTTGGACCCGTAACACGCGAATTAAGGTCAGTTGGTTTTATGAAGATTATTTCTTTGGCTCCAGAGGTATTATAA
- a CDS encoding 50S ribosomal protein L24, whose amino-acid sequence MTAVKFKIRKGDTVIVRTGRDKGKKGEVLSVVKEDAKVFVKGINVVKRHTKPSQTNTGGIIQKELPIHISNVALLDPKDGSPTKVGFKIQKDGTKVRYAKKSGDTY is encoded by the coding sequence ATGACTGCAGTAAAGTTTAAAATTCGCAAAGGCGATACTGTTATAGTTCGCACTGGACGTGATAAAGGTAAGAAGGGTGAAGTTCTTTCTGTTGTTAAGGAAGATGCAAAAGTATTTGTAAAAGGCATTAATGTGGTTAAACGTCACACAAAGCCAAGTCAAACAAATACAGGTGGTATCATTCAAAAGGAATTACCCATTCATATTTCAAATGTTGCTTTGTTAGATCCTAAAGATGGAAGTCCAACAAAAGTGGGTTTCAAAATTCAAAAAGATGGAACAAAGGTTAGATACGCTAAAAAAAGTGGCGATACATATTAG